A stretch of Usitatibacter palustris DNA encodes these proteins:
- a CDS encoding GH1 family beta-glucosidase: MNLNDSSEFQRQAAKRFPEEFLWGVATSAFQIEGAAAKDGRGASIWDAFCSQQGRIADGGNGDVACDHYHRYAEDVALMKWLGVHAYRFSISWPRVQPAGSGAWNEAGFDFYDRLIDSLLESGIQPHITLYHWDLPQALQERMNGWQSREIAPRFAVYAKEVARRFGDRVAGISTLNEPWCVATLGHERGKFAPGLKSRKVASQVSHNLLLAHGQAIQAMRGETRTPLGIVLNHTPSYPATATEADRRAARLADGLDVRWYMDPLFRGAYPADVLDHLAGDAPVVHAGDFATIGQPLDFLGVNFYSRLFVSTNRPPAPAPGELGFTDMGWEVYPRALTEHLVRLTREYAPPPIYITENGMANADHLVAGRVEDTARVDYLRLHLDAVASAMELGADVRGYFYWSLLDNFEWDSGYTKRFGLFHVDYATLVRTAKDSAHWYRKFIETHRAATP, translated from the coding sequence ATGAACCTGAATGACTCCAGCGAATTCCAGCGCCAGGCCGCCAAGCGTTTCCCGGAGGAGTTCCTCTGGGGTGTAGCGACCAGCGCGTTCCAGATCGAAGGCGCGGCCGCGAAGGACGGGCGCGGCGCCTCCATCTGGGACGCGTTCTGCAGCCAGCAGGGGCGCATTGCCGACGGCGGCAACGGCGACGTCGCCTGCGATCACTACCATCGCTATGCCGAGGACGTCGCGCTCATGAAGTGGCTCGGCGTCCACGCGTACCGCTTCTCGATTTCATGGCCGCGGGTGCAGCCGGCCGGCTCGGGAGCCTGGAACGAAGCCGGTTTCGATTTCTACGATCGCCTGATCGACAGCTTGCTCGAGAGCGGGATCCAGCCGCACATCACGCTCTATCACTGGGATCTACCGCAGGCGCTGCAGGAGCGCATGAACGGATGGCAGTCGCGCGAGATCGCGCCGCGCTTCGCCGTGTACGCGAAGGAAGTCGCGCGCCGCTTCGGCGACCGCGTGGCCGGGATCTCCACGCTGAACGAGCCGTGGTGCGTGGCCACGCTGGGTCACGAGCGCGGCAAGTTTGCGCCGGGGCTCAAGAGCCGCAAGGTGGCAAGCCAGGTCTCCCACAACCTGCTGCTCGCGCACGGGCAGGCGATCCAGGCCATGCGCGGCGAAACGCGCACGCCGCTGGGCATCGTGCTCAACCACACGCCGTCCTATCCCGCGACGGCCACCGAGGCCGACCGCCGTGCGGCTCGCCTCGCCGACGGGCTCGACGTTCGCTGGTACATGGATCCGCTGTTTCGCGGCGCCTATCCGGCCGACGTGCTCGACCACCTCGCCGGTGATGCGCCGGTCGTGCACGCGGGCGACTTCGCGACGATCGGCCAGCCGCTCGATTTCCTCGGCGTGAATTTCTACTCGCGCCTCTTCGTCAGCACGAATCGTCCGCCCGCTCCGGCACCCGGAGAGCTGGGGTTCACCGACATGGGCTGGGAGGTCTATCCGCGCGCGCTCACCGAGCATCTCGTGCGCCTCACGCGCGAATACGCGCCGCCGCCGATCTACATCACGGAGAACGGCATGGCCAACGCCGATCACCTGGTGGCCGGGCGCGTGGAAGACACCGCGCGTGTGGATTACCTTCGCCTGCACCTCGATGCCGTGGCGAGCGCGATGGAGCTCGGGGCCGACGTGCGCGGGTACTTCTACTGGAGCCTGCTCGACAACTTCGAATGGGATTCGGGCTACACCAAGCGCTTCGGGCTCTTCCACGTCGACTACGCCACGCTCGTGCGCACGGCGAAGGACAGCGCCCACTGGTACCGCAAATTCATCGAGACGCACCGGGCGGCGACTCCCTAG
- the queA gene encoding tRNA preQ1(34) S-adenosylmethionine ribosyltransferase-isomerase QueA translates to MKLADFDYDLPADLIAQHPAAERSASRLLHVEAAGTLRDLAFRDFPALVREGDLLVVNDTRVIKARLRGRKDTGGEVEVLVERVLDAHRALAHVRASKTPKPGRKLLLPGNVVAEVMGRHEDLFELRFEGNASVLDELQAHGEVPLPPYITHVPDASDESRYQTVYAEVPGAVAAPTAGLHFDDAMLATLRGKGVAVASVTLHVGAGTFQPIRGDDIDHHVMHSEWYRIPEATVAAIAKARAAKGRVIAVGTTSLRALESAALDGTPRAGMGDTRLFIKPGFEFRVVDRLVTNFHLPKSTLLMLVSAFAGLANIRAAYAHAIAERYRFFSYGDAMLLERK, encoded by the coding sequence GTGAAGCTCGCCGATTTCGACTACGACCTGCCCGCGGACCTGATCGCGCAGCATCCGGCCGCGGAGCGCAGCGCGAGCCGCCTCCTGCACGTGGAGGCCGCCGGCACGCTGCGCGACCTCGCGTTTCGCGACTTTCCCGCGCTCGTTCGCGAGGGCGACCTCCTGGTCGTGAACGACACGCGCGTGATCAAGGCGCGTCTTCGCGGCAGGAAGGACACAGGCGGCGAAGTCGAGGTGCTGGTCGAGCGCGTGCTCGATGCCCACCGCGCGCTAGCGCATGTGCGCGCGAGCAAGACACCGAAGCCGGGACGCAAGCTCCTGCTGCCGGGCAATGTCGTCGCGGAGGTGATGGGACGCCACGAGGACCTCTTCGAGCTGCGCTTCGAAGGAAACGCCTCGGTGCTCGATGAGCTCCAGGCGCACGGCGAAGTCCCGCTGCCGCCCTACATCACGCACGTTCCCGATGCGAGCGACGAATCACGCTACCAGACGGTGTATGCCGAGGTTCCGGGCGCGGTGGCCGCTCCCACCGCCGGACTGCACTTCGACGACGCGATGCTCGCGACGTTGCGCGGCAAGGGGGTTGCGGTCGCGAGCGTCACCTTGCATGTGGGCGCCGGGACGTTCCAGCCGATTCGCGGCGACGACATCGACCATCACGTGATGCATTCGGAGTGGTACCGCATTCCAGAGGCCACGGTCGCGGCGATCGCGAAGGCGAGGGCGGCGAAGGGCCGCGTGATCGCGGTGGGAACGACGTCACTGCGTGCGCTGGAATCGGCGGCGCTCGACGGAACGCCGCGGGCGGGGATGGGCGACACGCGCCTCTTCATCAAGCCGGGCTTCGAGTTCCGCGTCGTCGACCGGCTCGTGACCAACTTCCATCTTCCGAAGTCCACGCTGCTCATGCTCGTGAGCGCGTTCGCGGGACTGGCAAACATCCGCGCAGCCTACGCCCACGCGATCGCCGAGCGCTACCGCTTCTTCAGCTACGGCGATGCCATGCTGCTGGAGAGAAAGTAG
- a CDS encoding DUF2917 domain-containing protein: MELHLKAPLIALAPGEVIALDDVAGATIKPTRGTVWITEEGDTADFVLRPGERRVVQNEGRTVVQAIDCAWISIRESLPEAA, translated from the coding sequence ATGGAACTGCACCTCAAGGCCCCGCTGATCGCCCTCGCCCCCGGTGAAGTCATCGCCCTCGATGACGTCGCCGGAGCCACGATCAAGCCGACGCGCGGCACGGTGTGGATCACCGAAGAAGGCGACACCGCCGATTTCGTCCTTCGCCCGGGCGAGCGACGCGTCGTGCAGAACGAGGGCCGCACCGTCGTGCAGGCCATCGACTGCGCGTGGATCTCGATACGCGAATCGCTTCCCGAAGCCGCCTGA